One genomic window of Augochlora pura isolate Apur16 chromosome 5, APUR_v2.2.1, whole genome shotgun sequence includes the following:
- the Ski6 gene encoding exosome complex component Ski6 isoform X1 yields MIETENIEDGNGLRSDGRRAVELRQIRVRMGVFGQADGSAYIEHGNTKVLATVYGPHQPRGSTGRSSSNVTKGIVNCQYSMAVFSLSSGERKRKPRGDRKSQERSLQLKHAMEAIIHLELYPRSQIDIYVEVLQVDGSEYCASVNAATLALIDAGIPIKNYAVGCTITLCSSDEDKTLETGLLDANYVEECAPGVTLSIVALPDSDSTSKDGFIVVAQGAGQRLHLSKLESLKKRVLWGCQDIKTILDNAVRHHLTEQSLPSLFHVTSD; encoded by the exons atgatcgaaacagaaaatatcgaaGATGGAAACGGATTGAGATCCGATGGCAGACGTGCTGTAGAATTAAGGCAAATACGTGTGAGAATGGGAGTGTTTGGACAAGCTGATGGAAGTGCTTACATCGAACACGGTAACACTAAAGTTTTAGCCACAGTGTACGGACCGCATCAG ccACGAGGTTCTACCGGAAGATCTTCAAGCAACGTTACCAAAGGCATTGTAAACTGTCAATATAGCATGGCAGTGTTTAGTCTGTCTTCCGGAGAACGTAAACGAAAACCAAGAGGCGATAGGAAATCGCAAGAGAGGTCGCTACAATTGAAACATGCTATGGAAGCAATAATACATTTAGAGCTATATCCACGATCGCAAATAGATATTTACGTAGAAGTATTGCAAGTAGATGGAAGTGAATATTGCGCGTCTGTAAACGCAGCAACACTGGCTTTAATTGATGCTGGGATTCCTATTAAG aattatgcTGTAGGATGTACCATAACGCTATGTTCTTCAGATGAAGATAAAACATTAGAAACAGGACTATTAGATGCAAATTATGTAGAAGAATGTGCTCCCGGTGTTACCTTATCTATTGTCGCTTTGCCAGATAGCGACAGCACGTCTAAAGATGGTTTCATAGTGGTAGCTCAAGGAGCAGGCCAACGATTACATTTATCAAAACttgaatctttaaaaaaacgtGTCTTGTGGGGTTGTCAGGATATCAAAACCATTTTAGACAATGCTGTAAGGCACCATTTAACAGAACAATCGCTTCCCTCCCTTTTTCATGTTACCTCggattag
- the Ski6 gene encoding exosome complex component Ski6 isoform X2 produces MEVLTSNTPRGSTGRSSSNVTKGIVNCQYSMAVFSLSSGERKRKPRGDRKSQERSLQLKHAMEAIIHLELYPRSQIDIYVEVLQVDGSEYCASVNAATLALIDAGIPIKNYAVGCTITLCSSDEDKTLETGLLDANYVEECAPGVTLSIVALPDSDSTSKDGFIVVAQGAGQRLHLSKLESLKKRVLWGCQDIKTILDNAVRHHLTEQSLPSLFHVTSD; encoded by the exons ATGGAAGTGCTTACATCGAACACG ccACGAGGTTCTACCGGAAGATCTTCAAGCAACGTTACCAAAGGCATTGTAAACTGTCAATATAGCATGGCAGTGTTTAGTCTGTCTTCCGGAGAACGTAAACGAAAACCAAGAGGCGATAGGAAATCGCAAGAGAGGTCGCTACAATTGAAACATGCTATGGAAGCAATAATACATTTAGAGCTATATCCACGATCGCAAATAGATATTTACGTAGAAGTATTGCAAGTAGATGGAAGTGAATATTGCGCGTCTGTAAACGCAGCAACACTGGCTTTAATTGATGCTGGGATTCCTATTAAG aattatgcTGTAGGATGTACCATAACGCTATGTTCTTCAGATGAAGATAAAACATTAGAAACAGGACTATTAGATGCAAATTATGTAGAAGAATGTGCTCCCGGTGTTACCTTATCTATTGTCGCTTTGCCAGATAGCGACAGCACGTCTAAAGATGGTTTCATAGTGGTAGCTCAAGGAGCAGGCCAACGATTACATTTATCAAAACttgaatctttaaaaaaacgtGTCTTGTGGGGTTGTCAGGATATCAAAACCATTTTAGACAATGCTGTAAGGCACCATTTAACAGAACAATCGCTTCCCTCCCTTTTTCATGTTACCTCggattag